GTAAACAAACTGCATCCACTTCACCTTATGCTAGGTATTCGCTTTATGAACAACACAACAACCATTGAAGCACTGCAAGTATGGACCACCCCTCTTTTTGTTACACAGATGCCAGATCATGACTTTTTAAAAGAAGCGTTATTAGCGGCGGTCTATGAACAAAAAGCCCGCCAAACCATCGCCATTGAAAGCCGAATCGCCCCCAAAGCCAAACACGCTTTACACGAAAGTACATTAGATTTTCTCGACTCGGCCGACGCCAATGTGATGGAAGCCAAACGGGCGCTAGAAGAAATCCTTCTTGAAGTCGCCGCGTCGGTCAATCAAGCCTTTTGGCCAGAAGACATGGAAGCCGACGCCCACATCATTGAGTCGTGGTATCACGTTACTCAAAAAGGTGGCTACCACGACGCTCATTCTCATCCTAACTGCTCTTGGTGTGGCATTTATTATTTAGAACCAGGAGATGCTCACATAGAAGGAAAGGGCGGACTCAATCGCTTTTACGATCCTAGAGTCAATGCGGAGCACTATGCTGACCCAGGCACAGCCTATCTGGGAGGCCATGGCGTATGGGATTTCACACCGACAGACGGTCAAATCATTATCTTCCCTTCGTATCTAAAGCATTCTGCCTTACCTTATTTTGGTGACAAAGATCGAGTGGTGATTGCGTTTAACAGCATCATTGAAGCGTACTGATTAAAACCACGGATGCATTACGCCATCGCTCACTGTGTATTAAATAAATATCGCAAGTTTTGACTCAGGCATTCACAATCGCTTAGCTTTTGTAGTAATTTAACAAGGAATGTTTTTCTACTAAGAGGAAGTCTATGCGTTTCCAGTTCGATCAATTAAGTGGCAATCAGCGCTATCATCTGATCACTCAAACCATCACGCCACGACCTATCGCGTGGATTTTAACCAAAAATGAAAATGCGAGTGTGAATATTGCTCCCTTTTCCTATTTTGCGCCTCTCTCGTCCGATCCGGCTTTACTTGTGGTATCCATTGGCAACAAAACATCGGAAGAGCAAAAAGACACTAAACAAAATCTATTGCGCGAAAAGGAATGTGTTTTGCATATTCCTAGTGGTGATCTGATGAATGCGGTGAACCAAAGTGCAGCGCCCCTGCCTTATGGTGACTCTGAACTGCCTACAACAGGATTATCTCTGTGTGATTTCACCCAAACCCTGCCGCGCATTAAAGAAGCAAAAGTCGCGCTTCATTGTCGTCTATTTGATACACACACCCTGGGACACGCTTCGTTTCATGCGGTGTACTTGGAAATACTGGATCTTTACGTTGAAGACAGCTTAGTAACCGAAGAAAATAATCGAATATTCATCGACAATCAAAAACTTAACCCTCTTGCACGACTAGGCGGCGACGATTACGCGCTCATCAGTGAAGCCGTAACAATTAAGCGCCCAAGCTAGAACAACCCAGATTCGAGGTAATAAAATGGACATAACAACACAGATCAATGCTTTCCCTTTTATGTCAGATGCTGATGTGCAATTAAGCGCCTCTTTAATTGACCTTGCCACTATCAAAGTACTGAAGTCGGGTGAAGTACTGGCGAAACAATTTGAAGTGGGACAAAATCTCTATTTTTTACTAGAGGGCGAGATAGCCATCTCAGTGCCTCTGCAAGACACAGGGAAATCCTACAACGTTGGTATAATCAACCGCCTATTGTCGCCTATTGGATGGTCTGCTTTTCGTCATCCGTCACGGTATGCCACGACATTTACGGCCACAAAATCCACGACATTATTGATGTGGCCAATTGTTGAGCTGCAAAAAATACTCGATGGCAACCTCGATTTTGCCAATCGATTTTTACAGTTTGTCTATCAAGAATCGTTACCGGTGTTGACTAACATTCAAAATCAGACCCGTCCTTTTTTCTCTAATGAATCCCTAGCATTTGAAGAAACTCGCCCTTTAATGGATTACGATACCCAAGCTTACGCGATCAAAGACGCCACCGCGCTGCTCAACTACGCGCCTTTTTGTGACACTTTTACTCAAGCTGAAATTCATGCATTGGCGAAGCAATCGTCTATCTTGTTGGCGCATCAAGGCGACATATTAAGCCAACAAGACCAACCTGCTGATGGCCTGTATCTCTTGATCAAAGGTAAGGTCGTGGTGAGCTATCAAACCGATTCTGGTGACCTGATTACGACCCGATCCATTTCTCGGGCAGGCACCGTGCTGGCGTGGTCGACACAAAATGAAGCGTTAAAAAATCGTACCTCCATTATTTCATCTCGCGACAGCAGCATTCTTTTTATTCAACAAGACGACTTATTAGCGATATTTCAAGACAACCCAAAATTTTCTGTGAAATACCTGTATCGCCTTATTTGGCTTGTCGGCACCCATTTATTGGCCGCTAGAATGCGTTACTTGTCGCAAATAGCCAACGATGAAGTATTGGCGGTCAGCAATGTTATTGAACAAAACGCCGCACTCTTACCGGTGAGTTCCCCCTTGTACAAGGTCAGCGAATTGCTGAAAAGCGCCATCACCACGGACGAGGCTTTTGGGGTGTTGTACAAGTGTCTGCATTTTGGCTGTGTACTGGAGCGCACTATTTCCGGAATGTGTTTGGATATTTTAAAAGATTTACAGCGGGAAAATGCGTTTTATCGCCATTTGCAAAATGTCTATGACACCATCAACAATTTACCCAAAGAAACACCCGCTTTAGACGCACGACGTCTGGCTACTGAACTCTTTAAGCAGGCATTTCAACAGGTACCTTACGTCGTGAAGGGATTGGAAAATCTACCGAAAAAAGCGGGCTCCCTGTTTATTTACAACCACTTATTAGGCTCCCCTACCAACCGCTTACCCAATGGCTTTCGTTTCTCAATGGACGCGCAGTTTATCAGCGCCATGGTAATCGACAATGAATACGGCGTATCAGGGCAACGGGTTGTGCGTCGTAGCAAAGAGAGCGAGTTTTGGCGTGACGATTTTTACAACCGCTTTGGCAACATCTTCATCGATAGCTGGGAGGACCTAACCCGAGACACACCAGAATTCGACGAATTTATCCGTCAGTCTCAAAACGCCTTACGTCAAGATTTCCCTCTGATGATTTCACCAGAAGGTAAGAGCTTCAGCACGCAACAATCACCTGGCGCGTTATTGCCTCACGCCTTTGAATTGGCTGGCTCCATGGGAGCCGACGAACCTTGGATTGTGCCCATCGTGGTTGCTAACTTTGATAAACGTGCTGACCACAACCTTTACACCGTCATTATAAAACCCGCGTTCAAATTATCCAGCAAGGTCGATTATCAAGATAAAGAAGCGCTGAATCAGTTTTTGCTAAGCTACCAAGAAGACTATCAAGGGTATGTGAATGAGGCGCTGGAATTGTCTCGTGAAATCCGCCAATACCCTGTATTCAGTGGCAAAAAAGGCTACCGCTCTAATGTCATGAGTTTGAACCAGATCGATGTTGAATTTGAATCCGATGTACGCGAACTGGAATTTCACTTGGCTTATCAGGAATACAAAGCGCAACCGGTGGCTTTTTATGGCTCATCAACAATGCGTCTGTGGAGTGACTTTACCCGTCATTTCCGCGATAAAGATGGCATTAACCTTGGCTTTGGAGGAGCGACACTTGAAGCCTGCGTGTATTATTTTGAACGTATTATTTTGCCGCACAAGCCTCGTTCTTTGGTTATTTATGCCGGCGATAATGACATTGGCAATCATTATGACAGCAATAAAGTCATTGAACTGTACATTGAATTATTGCAAAAAGTGGACAAGCATTTGCCGGGAATACCCGTGACCTTAATCAGCATCAAATGCAGCCCCGCCCGAATTAAAATGCGCCGTATTATCGAAGCGACCAACATTCAACTGGGACGACTGGCAAAAACGCGCCCAAATACACAATATTTGGATCTCTTTTCTTCACTGCTTGACAAAAAAGGAGACTTAAAGAACGCGCTATTTGAAGGAGATAAGCTGCACCTGAACAATAAAGCGTACGAGCTTTGGACTGAGCAACTGCTTAAATCTGAAGCGTTTATTTTTCAACAACGATAGCGTTTTTATCTTTTCTTAGCCTAATAAAACCGCTCTAAAAAGAGCGGCTTTATCTTTGACAGTACTTTTTTGTTCGACCGTATTTCAACCTGCCTGATCAGGCCAATATTGAAAAATAAAAATCCGCTAACATATTGACCTTTATTGTGAAAAACGTCAGCATAGAGTCGTTATTAAAACAGTATTAATTGATTAAATTATGAACAACCGTCTTTTAAATAAACACAACGGCGATAAACGCAAAGCAAAGACACTTTGCAACGCTGACGTGTGGAATTAAGACTCAACTAACTCCCCCGGCGGCACCTCTGCTGACGGTTCTTATTTCTTTTCAGCAGAATGCATACCGGCCTAATAGAGGCAACTGTATGTTTTACGGCGCAATCACAGCACTTATTACTCCTTTTCGAGACGGTCAACTAGATGAAGACGCCTTGCGAAACATTGTTCGCTGGCAAATAGACCAAGGTATCAATGGGCTGGTTCCGGTTGGCACCACGGGAGAATCCCCCACATTGAGCGAGCACGAACACAAACGCGTCATCGAGATTACCGTTCAAGAAGCCGATAAAGCTGTACCTGTGTTAGCCGGTGCTGGATCAAACAATCCTGTCGAAGCGGTGAATTATTCTGAGTACGCCTACCAGGCTGGTGCTGATGCGACATTGCACGTTGCCGGCTACTATAACCGCCCAAATCAAACCGGTCTCTATGAGCATTTTAAATACGTACACGACAACAGCAAATTGCCTATTATACTGTACAATATTCCACCTCGTTCGGTAGTGGGTTTGGAAGTCAATACGCTCGCTCGCCTTGCTGATTTACCTAGAGTGATTGGGGTCAAAGACGCAACAGGTGATTTAACACGCCCTATTCGTGAGCGTGCCCTGATCAACAAACCCTTTAATTTTTTAAGTGGCGACGACATCACAACCGTAGCTTACAATGTTGGCGGCGGTAACGGCTGTATCTCGGTTTCGTCCAACGTCGCACCGAAGCAAGTGGTAGAGTTACAACGCTTGTGCCGCGAAGGAAAATACCCAGAAGCAGCCCAGTTACAAGACAAACTCTTTGCTCTGCACAACGCTTTGTTTATTGAGCCGAACCCTGCCGGACCGAAATACGCCATGTCATTATTAGGGCTTTGTACAGATGAATGTCGTTTGCCGATGGTACCGTTGCAAGACACAACGAAAGCAACAATTCGTCGTGTTATGGAAGAACTGGAATTGATTTAACAATGCGTTTAATCGTAATCATTGACTTTAAATAAGGGAATTCAAATGGGTAAGGTACATTTTGTTGGCGGTGAAAAAGGCGGCGTGGGAAAATCCATGACGGCACGCGTATTAGCGCAGTATTACATTGATCACGACATGCCCTTCTTGGGCTTCGATTGTGATTCTTCCCATGGCACATTCTCACGTTTTTACAGCGAATTCTCCTCACCTATTGTGGTGGGTGAAGAAGACAGCCTCGACGGCATGCTCGCAGCAATAGAAGAATACCCAGATCGAGATTTGATTATCGATCTCGCGGCTCAAGCGGCTCAACCGTTGGGAAAGTGGATTGAAGAAACCGATGTTTTTGGTTTATTAGACGAATTAGGCTATCAGGTTTGTCTGTGGCACGTTATGGACGATGGCGCGGACTCTGTTGCCTTGTTAGACGAGTTACTTGAACGTTATACAGAACCCTCTGTGGATATTATTGTGGTGCAAAATCTTGGCCGTGGTAGTGATTTTTCTCGTTTTAAAAAGTCCGATACCTTCAAAAATGCTGTCAGCCGCGACGCCTTAATTATTGAGCTGCCGAAACTACAAAGTAAGCTAACGCAAAAAATTGATTTTAACAGCAGCAGTTTCTGGGCGGTAGCAAACGACAAAGGCATTATGAATATTGCAGAACGCCAACGCATGAAAGTGTGGTTACGTAACGCTTACGAGCAATTAGCGTTGTTAGGTTAAATAGCTAACCGATCCGAATAAAAAGGCCGACATAAGTCGGCTTTTTTATGCTTGAAAATGTTTTTCAGGTGTTGATTATTCGTAAGCGTCCGGTAATCACCACCTTGAAAAAGAGTTTCTTTATCATCAGGCTTGCATGGAAGGGATTATATCGGTAAATTAATTATTAGACAGAGGGCGAACGGATTTGCCCACGCCTCCAGGATGGAGGTTCTGTCTCTTTTCAGGAAGATTCAAGGCTGCATGGATGCAGCGGGAAGGTTTTTCTCTTTATTCTCAAACTTAAGTTAGCCTGATATTCCACGGCAATAAATCGTCCATGTCATCATTTTCCTTTCTTCTCGGCAGTTCTTCAAACAATCTGACTAAGTAATCATACGGGATAAGCCCATTGGCTTTCGCTGTTTCGATGATGCTGTAAAGCATGGCACTGGATTTTGCGCCACTTCCTGTGTTAGCAAACAACCAATTTTTACGTCCAATAACGAAGGGTTTAATGGCGCGTTCAGCACGATTGTTGTCGATGTTGATGCGCCAATCAGTCAAGTAAACACTGAGTTTGTCCCATTGATTGAGATTGTATTGGATGGCTTTGCCTAATAAGGATTTAGGTGGCACCTGTTGAGCCGATTTTTCAAGCCATGCTTTGTAGTTCGCTAAGACTTCGGGGACTTGTTCCTGACGGATTTTAAATGCGGCTTCTGCATTGTCGGCCTGTTGGGCCAGCGTTTCGATGGCGTACAGTTTTTTGATGTAGCTGATGGCGATGGTCGCTTTTCCTGATTTGCCCTTTGGCATGCCTTTTTCGGCTTCAATGAATTTTCGACGTGCGTGTGCCCAGCAGCCTGCCAGCGTGGCTTGGGTCGATTCGTACGCTTGATAACCATCCACATTGAGATAGCCATCGAAGCCTTGTAAAAAATCAACGGCGCATTGCCCACTTCGAGTCGGTTGGTAATCGTATAAGACAATATTCGGGATCGGGTTGTGTTTGTCTGGGGCATCATTGCCAGTGCAATACACCCACATGTAGCATTTTGAACGAGCTTCTTTAATCACATTAAGCGTGGTTTCATCGGCTTGGATGACGGACTGTTTCAGTAATTCTTGATGTAGCCGTTCATAAAGCGGCTCTAAGGCATCAGCACATTTTTTCATCCAATCTGACATGGTTCGTCGGCTTAACTCAATACCGTATTGTTTAAATAAGGTTTCTTGTCGATAGAGCGGTAAGCTGTATTGGAATTTACCGGTGATAATCTGACTCAGCAAACTCGGTGTGGCGATGCCTTTTGGGATAATACTCGGTGGCATAGCCGCTTGTTTGATGGCGTTCTGCGTGCCTGTCTTTTCACACTCACGGCACGCGTATTTAGGGCGGACTGTTTCGATGACCTTGAGTTGGGCTGGGATAAACTCTAACTTTTCAGAACGGTCTTCACCAATACAATGAAGCGCCCCTTGGCAGCAGGAACAGACTTTATCAGACTCGGCAGCGTCCAGCACAACGATTTCGCGCGGCAGGTCTTTGGGCAAGGGTTTGCGCTTAGGCTTGGCACGAGTGTAAGAGATGGTTTGCGTTTCAGGCTCGGCATCGGTTAATGCCTCTGCTGCCTCAATCGCACTTTCATCAAACAACTCTCCTTGGCCGGGCGAGACTTCCGAGCTTTTGCCAAACTGCTTTTGCTGCGCCAAACGCCACTGTTCCAAAATAAGCTGATACTTGGATTGCCATTGGGCAAGCAGAATATCCTTTTTACCCAGAAGACTGTCTTTTTCATCCAATAGCAAAGCTTGCTCAAGCAATTTGGCCTTAAGCGAGTCAATGTCATTGGGTAAGTCTTCTGAGCGTATTTTCATGGGTTGGATTATACCAACCAAATGGGCTATTCGTCATGATATCGGTAGGTTAAATGCGGATGAGCTTGTGAAGAATGAATCGGTAGGCCGTCCAGCAACCAATTGAGTTGTCTGGAGGAAACCTGAAGGGACAAGAGTTCATCATCAATCCCCGGCCATTGGAAGTGGCCTTTTTCCAATCGTTTGTAATGTAACCAAAAACCATTGTTTGACCATTGCAGGATTTTGATCTTGTCACGTGCTCGTCCACAGAAGACAAACAATTGTTCGCTACAAGGCTCTTTTTCAAGATTGTAGGCGACAATATTACAGAGTCCATCAATGGCTTTTCGCATATCGGTAGGGCCACAAATAAGGGTGACGTTGAGTTGAGATGACGCGGTAAACATGAGTCTGTTGCTCCTATTTAAAAGACAACAGACTTTAAGGAGTTGTAAAGGGATTAAAATGTGTGGTTTGCCGGACGCTTACAAGAGAAAAACCTTCCCGCTGCATCCATGCAGCCTTGAATCTTCCTGAAAAGAGACAGAACCTCCATCCTGGAGGCGTGGGCAAATCCGTTCGCCCTCTGTCTAATAATTAATTTACCGATATAATCCCTTCCATGCAAGCCTGATGATAAAGAAACTCTTTTTCAAGGTGGTGATTACCGGACGCTTACGATTATTCTTGCACGTCCATATACTTGTTCGCCCATACGCGATTTTCTTCTAGGGTCGAATAACGTGTCGATAACTCAGAGGCATTCAGTGTGCCTTCGGCGATACCACGCTGTTCGCGCAAGCAGTCATAGGTGGCTTTAATCGCGGCGAAATACGCCGCATGACCGTTAACGACAATACGAACACCGTTTTTAGCTAGGCGTTCACGATCACGCAATTCAGGATTATCGTAGGCCACCAACATCACAGGGATGGTGATGTGCTGACATATCTCCTCCAAATGAGAAAAATCGCGAATACCCACCATGCAAATACCATCCACGCCCACGGCTTGGTACGCTTTCACCCGCTGAATCGTCTCTTCAACGGTCAACTGTCCTGCGTTGGTTCGAGCGATAATACTCATAATAGGGTCAATACGCGCCTCTAGTGCCGCTTTCAGTTTGCCTACCGCTTCTTCGATTGGGATCAAGTCGGTGGATTTAT
The sequence above is a segment of the Marinomonas sp. IMCC 4694 genome. Coding sequences within it:
- a CDS encoding putative 2OG-Fe(II) oxygenase; translation: MNNTTTIEALQVWTTPLFVTQMPDHDFLKEALLAAVYEQKARQTIAIESRIAPKAKHALHESTLDFLDSADANVMEAKRALEEILLEVAASVNQAFWPEDMEADAHIIESWYHVTQKGGYHDAHSHPNCSWCGIYYLEPGDAHIEGKGGLNRFYDPRVNAEHYADPGTAYLGGHGVWDFTPTDGQIIIFPSYLKHSALPYFGDKDRVVIAFNSIIEAY
- a CDS encoding flavin reductase family protein: MRFQFDQLSGNQRYHLITQTITPRPIAWILTKNENASVNIAPFSYFAPLSSDPALLVVSIGNKTSEEQKDTKQNLLREKECVLHIPSGDLMNAVNQSAAPLPYGDSELPTTGLSLCDFTQTLPRIKEAKVALHCRLFDTHTLGHASFHAVYLEILDLYVEDSLVTEENNRIFIDNQKLNPLARLGGDDYALISEAVTIKRPS
- a CDS encoding cyclic nucleotide-binding domain-containing protein; its protein translation is MDITTQINAFPFMSDADVQLSASLIDLATIKVLKSGEVLAKQFEVGQNLYFLLEGEIAISVPLQDTGKSYNVGIINRLLSPIGWSAFRHPSRYATTFTATKSTTLLMWPIVELQKILDGNLDFANRFLQFVYQESLPVLTNIQNQTRPFFSNESLAFEETRPLMDYDTQAYAIKDATALLNYAPFCDTFTQAEIHALAKQSSILLAHQGDILSQQDQPADGLYLLIKGKVVVSYQTDSGDLITTRSISRAGTVLAWSTQNEALKNRTSIISSRDSSILFIQQDDLLAIFQDNPKFSVKYLYRLIWLVGTHLLAARMRYLSQIANDEVLAVSNVIEQNAALLPVSSPLYKVSELLKSAITTDEAFGVLYKCLHFGCVLERTISGMCLDILKDLQRENAFYRHLQNVYDTINNLPKETPALDARRLATELFKQAFQQVPYVVKGLENLPKKAGSLFIYNHLLGSPTNRLPNGFRFSMDAQFISAMVIDNEYGVSGQRVVRRSKESEFWRDDFYNRFGNIFIDSWEDLTRDTPEFDEFIRQSQNALRQDFPLMISPEGKSFSTQQSPGALLPHAFELAGSMGADEPWIVPIVVANFDKRADHNLYTVIIKPAFKLSSKVDYQDKEALNQFLLSYQEDYQGYVNEALELSREIRQYPVFSGKKGYRSNVMSLNQIDVEFESDVRELEFHLAYQEYKAQPVAFYGSSTMRLWSDFTRHFRDKDGINLGFGGATLEACVYYFERIILPHKPRSLVIYAGDNDIGNHYDSNKVIELYIELLQKVDKHLPGIPVTLISIKCSPARIKMRRIIEATNIQLGRLAKTRPNTQYLDLFSSLLDKKGDLKNALFEGDKLHLNNKAYELWTEQLLKSEAFIFQQR
- the dapA gene encoding 4-hydroxy-tetrahydrodipicolinate synthase translates to MFYGAITALITPFRDGQLDEDALRNIVRWQIDQGINGLVPVGTTGESPTLSEHEHKRVIEITVQEADKAVPVLAGAGSNNPVEAVNYSEYAYQAGADATLHVAGYYNRPNQTGLYEHFKYVHDNSKLPIILYNIPPRSVVGLEVNTLARLADLPRVIGVKDATGDLTRPIRERALINKPFNFLSGDDITTVAYNVGGGNGCISVSSNVAPKQVVELQRLCREGKYPEAAQLQDKLFALHNALFIEPNPAGPKYAMSLLGLCTDECRLPMVPLQDTTKATIRRVMEELELI
- a CDS encoding mobilization protein; its protein translation is MGKVHFVGGEKGGVGKSMTARVLAQYYIDHDMPFLGFDCDSSHGTFSRFYSEFSSPIVVGEEDSLDGMLAAIEEYPDRDLIIDLAAQAAQPLGKWIEETDVFGLLDELGYQVCLWHVMDDGADSVALLDELLERYTEPSVDIIVVQNLGRGSDFSRFKKSDTFKNAVSRDALIIELPKLQSKLTQKIDFNSSSFWAVANDKGIMNIAERQRMKVWLRNAYEQLALLG
- the tnpC gene encoding IS66 family transposase, which gives rise to MKIRSEDLPNDIDSLKAKLLEQALLLDEKDSLLGKKDILLAQWQSKYQLILEQWRLAQQKQFGKSSEVSPGQGELFDESAIEAAEALTDAEPETQTISYTRAKPKRKPLPKDLPREIVVLDAAESDKVCSCCQGALHCIGEDRSEKLEFIPAQLKVIETVRPKYACRECEKTGTQNAIKQAAMPPSIIPKGIATPSLLSQIITGKFQYSLPLYRQETLFKQYGIELSRRTMSDWMKKCADALEPLYERLHQELLKQSVIQADETTLNVIKEARSKCYMWVYCTGNDAPDKHNPIPNIVLYDYQPTRSGQCAVDFLQGFDGYLNVDGYQAYESTQATLAGCWAHARRKFIEAEKGMPKGKSGKATIAISYIKKLYAIETLAQQADNAEAAFKIRQEQVPEVLANYKAWLEKSAQQVPPKSLLGKAIQYNLNQWDKLSVYLTDWRINIDNNRAERAIKPFVIGRKNWLFANTGSGAKSSAMLYSIIETAKANGLIPYDYLVRLFEELPRRKENDDMDDLLPWNIRLT
- the tnpB gene encoding IS66 family insertion sequence element accessory protein TnpB (TnpB, as the term is used for proteins encoded by IS66 family insertion elements, is considered an accessory protein, since TnpC, encoded by a neighboring gene, is a DDE family transposase.) encodes the protein MFTASSQLNVTLICGPTDMRKAIDGLCNIVAYNLEKEPCSEQLFVFCGRARDKIKILQWSNNGFWLHYKRLEKGHFQWPGIDDELLSLQVSSRQLNWLLDGLPIHSSQAHPHLTYRYHDE
- a CDS encoding oxaloacetate decarboxylase is translated as MATPSQHDLRNDFRALLTSNKCYYTASTFDPMSARIASDLGFEVGILGGSVASLQVLAAPDFALITLSEFTEQATRIGRVARLPIIADADHGYGNALNVMRTIVELERAGVAALTIEDTLLPAKYGHKSTDLIPIEEAVGKLKAALEARIDPIMSIIARTNAGQLTVEETIQRVKAYQAVGVDGICMVGIRDFSHLEEICQHITIPVMLVAYDNPELRDRERLAKNGVRIVVNGHAAYFAAIKATYDCLREQRGIAEGTLNASELSTRYSTLEENRVWANKYMDVQE